A window from Streptomyces sp. NBC_00299 encodes these proteins:
- a CDS encoding LacI family DNA-binding transcriptional regulator: protein MHVTGHTRRPASIRDVATAAGVSYQTVSRVINRHPSVKPATRDRVLTAIDELGFRRNATALALASGRSRAVTVLTANTTHYGHASILQGVEEAARAASYAVGIGVLESADEAAVAAEVQRAADAGGGLIVIAYDPAGVKALGAVPAELPVVGVVETPARPPAAGRPWVWTDDREAAYEATRHLLSLGHETVHYVAIPSSTRRTSARTGGWRQALREAGAPEPPAVQGSWGPSGGHAAGLRLAQDPAVSAILCGNDDLALGVLRALHEAGRSVPGEVSVAGFDDAPHAAYLTPSLTTVRLDFTGLGRAAFALLHAVLEEAAQITPHPVSAPELVVRESSGPPPATA from the coding sequence ATGCATGTGACCGGTCACACAAGGCGTCCGGCGAGCATCAGGGACGTCGCGACCGCCGCCGGCGTCTCGTACCAGACCGTCTCCCGGGTGATCAACCGCCACCCCAGCGTCAAGCCGGCCACCCGGGACCGGGTGCTCACCGCCATCGACGAACTGGGGTTCCGGCGCAACGCCACCGCGCTCGCCCTGGCCAGCGGGCGCAGCAGGGCCGTCACCGTGCTCACCGCGAACACCACGCACTACGGCCATGCGTCGATCCTCCAGGGCGTCGAGGAGGCCGCTCGCGCGGCGTCTTACGCGGTCGGGATCGGCGTCCTGGAGTCGGCGGACGAGGCCGCGGTCGCCGCGGAGGTGCAGCGGGCCGCGGACGCGGGCGGCGGACTGATCGTGATCGCGTACGATCCGGCCGGTGTGAAGGCGCTCGGCGCCGTCCCCGCCGAGCTGCCGGTCGTCGGCGTGGTCGAGACCCCGGCGAGACCGCCCGCCGCGGGCCGCCCCTGGGTGTGGACCGACGATCGCGAGGCCGCGTACGAGGCCACGCGCCATCTGCTCTCCCTGGGGCACGAGACCGTGCATTACGTCGCCATCCCGTCCAGCACCCGGCGCACCAGCGCCCGCACCGGCGGCTGGCGTCAGGCGCTGCGCGAGGCCGGGGCACCCGAACCCCCTGCGGTTCAGGGCAGTTGGGGGCCTTCCGGCGGGCACGCGGCGGGGCTGAGGCTCGCGCAGGACCCGGCCGTATCGGCGATCCTGTGCGGCAACGACGACCTCGCGCTCGGGGTGCTGCGCGCCCTGCACGAGGCCGGCCGCTCCGTCCCCGGCGAGGTCAGCGTGGCCGGGTTCGACGACGCCCCGCACGCCGCGTATCTGACGCCGTCCCTGACGACCGTACGCCTGGACTTCACCGGCCTCGGACGGGCCGCGTTCGCCCTACTGCACGCGGTGCTGGAGGAGGCCGCGCAGATCACCCCGCACCCCGTGTCCGCACCTGAGCTGGTGGTCCGGGAGAGCTCGGGCCCGCCGCCTGCCACTGCCTGA
- a CDS encoding alpha-galactosidase — MTGAADVAQRGANHPRDAFSWGHSALRAEFAVAADGTLRLVGLDRPGAARLADPESALPLVELTALGHGSGWSGPRFTGTALGTRLTYRGHRTGSRGNLDRLTVELHDPDTGLTAFVELTSPRAVPVLRSRVRLRNDGPEPLVVQSVSSLLVGGLPAPDDLDVLRARNDWLAECRWYTEPLRACIADINVDVHQHGSRAALALVGRGSWPTDGHLPMGALTERASGRTWLWQIESPAGWRWDLGESARGTCLALNGPTDAEHQWRVRLAPGEQFTGVAGVLALGAGFDAAMGALTTYRRAVRRPHPDHTALPVVFNDYMNTLMGDPTTEKLLPLVDAAARAGAEYFCVDAGWYDDSADGSWWDSVGDWQPSPRRFPEGGIRAVLDRIRERGMVPGLWLEPEVVGVRSPVAAALPPEAFFQRDGIRLTEQGRHQLDLRHPAARAHLDGTVDRIVGDWGVGYLKLDYNIVIDPGTLAPGDLAPGAGLLGHAHAYLDWLSEVLDRHPHLVIENCASGGMRMDGATLAVTQLQSTSDQQDPLRSPPIAAAAPTAVPPEQGAVWAYPQPGFDDDLIAFTLGGALLGRIHLSGHLDRMSQRQLALVRGAVATYKAIRRDLARAVPFWPLGLPGWTDEWLALGMRTPDDRTSYVLVWRRGGDPELILPVGHLAGREVGAEILHPSSVSPASAVWSRGGLRVSLPCTPAVLLVRLVARPAMPR, encoded by the coding sequence TTGACCGGTGCGGCTGACGTGGCGCAGAGGGGTGCCAACCACCCACGTGACGCGTTCAGTTGGGGGCACTCGGCGCTGCGGGCCGAGTTCGCCGTCGCCGCGGACGGAACACTGCGGCTCGTCGGGCTGGACCGGCCGGGAGCGGCGCGACTCGCCGACCCGGAATCCGCACTCCCCCTCGTCGAGTTGACTGCCCTCGGGCACGGCAGCGGCTGGTCCGGCCCGCGCTTCACCGGCACAGCCCTCGGCACGCGCCTGACGTACCGGGGACACCGCACCGGCAGCCGGGGGAACCTGGACCGGCTGACCGTCGAACTCCACGACCCGGACACCGGGTTGACGGCGTTCGTCGAGCTGACGTCGCCCCGCGCAGTGCCGGTGCTCCGCTCCCGGGTTCGGCTCCGCAATGACGGCCCCGAGCCCCTCGTCGTCCAGTCCGTCAGCAGCCTCCTCGTCGGCGGCCTGCCCGCACCGGACGACCTCGACGTGCTCCGGGCGCGCAACGACTGGCTCGCGGAGTGCCGTTGGTACACCGAGCCGCTGCGCGCCTGCATCGCCGACATCAACGTCGACGTCCACCAGCACGGCAGCCGCGCCGCCCTCGCCCTGGTGGGGCGCGGCAGTTGGCCCACTGACGGTCACCTGCCGATGGGGGCGCTGACGGAGCGGGCGAGCGGCCGGACCTGGCTGTGGCAGATCGAGTCACCGGCCGGCTGGCGCTGGGACCTGGGCGAGAGCGCACGCGGCACCTGTCTGGCGCTGAACGGCCCCACGGACGCGGAGCATCAATGGCGGGTCCGGCTCGCGCCGGGCGAGCAGTTCACCGGCGTGGCGGGCGTGCTGGCCCTAGGTGCCGGGTTCGACGCGGCCATGGGCGCGCTGACCACGTACCGCCGCGCAGTACGCCGTCCGCACCCCGACCACACCGCACTTCCGGTCGTCTTCAATGACTACATGAACACGCTCATGGGCGACCCGACCACCGAGAAGCTGCTGCCGCTCGTCGACGCGGCGGCTCGGGCGGGTGCGGAGTACTTCTGCGTGGACGCCGGCTGGTACGACGACTCGGCGGACGGCAGCTGGTGGGACAGCGTCGGCGACTGGCAGCCCTCGCCGCGGCGCTTCCCCGAAGGCGGCATCCGGGCGGTCCTGGACCGGATCCGGGAGCGCGGCATGGTGCCCGGGCTGTGGCTGGAGCCCGAGGTCGTCGGCGTACGCAGCCCGGTCGCCGCCGCGCTCCCGCCGGAGGCCTTCTTCCAGCGCGACGGCATACGCCTCACCGAACAGGGCCGCCACCAGCTCGACCTGCGCCATCCGGCGGCCCGCGCGCACCTCGACGGGACGGTGGATCGCATCGTCGGCGACTGGGGCGTGGGTTACCTCAAGCTGGACTACAACATCGTGATCGATCCCGGAACCCTCGCCCCCGGCGACCTCGCCCCGGGAGCCGGGCTGCTGGGCCACGCCCACGCCTACCTGGACTGGCTCTCCGAGGTGCTGGACCGCCACCCGCACCTGGTGATCGAGAACTGCGCCTCGGGCGGCATGCGGATGGACGGCGCCACACTGGCAGTCACCCAACTCCAGTCCACCAGCGACCAGCAGGACCCCCTGCGCTCCCCGCCCATCGCCGCCGCCGCACCGACCGCCGTACCGCCCGAACAGGGCGCCGTCTGGGCGTACCCGCAGCCCGGCTTCGACGATGACCTGATCGCCTTCACGCTCGGCGGGGCCCTGCTCGGCCGGATCCATCTGTCGGGGCACCTGGACCGCATGTCGCAGCGCCAACTCGCCCTCGTACGAGGCGCGGTGGCGACATACAAGGCGATCCGCCGGGACCTGGCGCGGGCGGTGCCGTTCTGGCCGCTCGGGCTGCCAGGCTGGACCGACGAGTGGCTGGCCCTCGGGATGCGGACGCCCGACGACCGCACGTCGTACGTCCTGGTGTGGCGGCGCGGCGGCGATCCCGAACTGATCCTGCCGGTAGGGCACTTGGCGGGGAGAGAGGTCGGCGCGGAGATCCTGCACCCGTCCTCCGTGTCCCCCGCATCGGCCGTCTGGAGCCGGGGCGGGCTGCGGGTGTCGCTGCCGTGTACGCCGGCCGTTCTCCTGGTCCGCCTCGTCGCCCGACCGGCAATGCCGCGATGA
- a CDS encoding glycosyltransferase family 4 protein translates to MKISFLLHNAYGIGGTIATTFNLAHALADRHEVEIVSVLRHRDRPNFALDPRVSLRPLVDLRHEKEHPLHLRPAKVFPVAEYRYRQYSELTDLRIGESLAATDAEVVIGTRPGLNVHLARQAPEHVIRIGQEHLTLDNHPPRLRTTLRRAYRRLDVLTTVTEADAAAYRRKMRLPGVRVEALPNSVPDPVLPAADGTAKVVVAAGRLVPVKRYDLLIEAFAQVAAEHPDWRLRIYGKGEEQARLRQLIESLGLYDKAFLMGAAAPMEAEWVKGSIAASASNFEPFGMTIVEAMRCGLPVVSTDCPYGPGEIINDGIDGRLVPVGDPDAMAAALLDLVRDDERRRQMGRTAVRNAGRFAPVPVLEQAERLIDEARSARGTGRPGTPPDRGPIPRRIQRTLVSQGFATRDAAYAVASRALRTVRKGQR, encoded by the coding sequence ATGAAGATCTCTTTCCTGCTGCACAACGCCTACGGGATCGGAGGCACGATCGCCACCACCTTCAACCTGGCGCACGCCCTGGCCGACCGTCACGAGGTGGAGATCGTCTCCGTGCTGCGGCACCGGGACCGTCCGAACTTCGCCCTGGACCCGAGAGTGTCCTTAAGACCACTGGTGGACCTGCGGCACGAGAAGGAACATCCCCTGCATCTCAGACCCGCGAAGGTGTTCCCCGTCGCCGAGTACCGCTACCGGCAGTACAGCGAGCTGACCGACCTGCGGATCGGCGAGAGCCTGGCGGCGACCGACGCCGAAGTCGTCATCGGGACCCGGCCCGGGCTCAACGTGCACCTCGCGCGCCAGGCGCCGGAGCACGTGATCCGTATCGGGCAGGAGCACCTCACCCTGGACAACCACCCGCCCCGGCTGCGCACCACACTGCGCCGGGCCTACCGCCGGCTCGACGTGCTGACCACGGTCACGGAGGCGGACGCCGCCGCCTACCGGCGCAAGATGAGGCTGCCCGGTGTCCGGGTCGAGGCACTGCCGAACAGCGTCCCCGATCCGGTGCTGCCCGCCGCGGACGGCACCGCCAAGGTCGTGGTCGCGGCCGGACGGCTGGTCCCGGTGAAGCGCTACGACCTGCTCATCGAGGCGTTCGCCCAGGTCGCCGCCGAACACCCGGACTGGCGCCTGCGCATCTACGGCAAGGGGGAGGAACAGGCACGGCTACGGCAGCTCATCGAGAGCCTCGGCCTGTACGACAAGGCCTTTTTGATGGGCGCCGCGGCCCCCATGGAGGCGGAGTGGGTCAAGGGCTCGATCGCCGCGAGCGCGTCCAACTTCGAACCGTTCGGCATGACCATCGTCGAAGCCATGCGCTGCGGCCTGCCCGTGGTGAGCACCGACTGCCCCTACGGGCCCGGCGAGATCATCAACGATGGCATCGACGGTCGGCTGGTACCGGTCGGCGACCCCGACGCCATGGCAGCCGCGCTGCTGGACCTCGTCCGCGACGACGAACGGCGCCGACAGATGGGCCGTACGGCCGTCCGGAACGCGGGACGGTTCGCCCCGGTCCCCGTCCTGGAGCAGGCCGAGCGCCTGATCGACGAGGCCAGGTCGGCGCGCGGGACCGGGCGGCCGGGAACACCACCGGACAGAGGGCCGATACCCCGCCGAATACAGCGAACCCTGGTCAGCCAGGGCTTCGCCACACGCGACGCCGCGTACGCCGTGGCCTCGCGCGCGCTGCGTACGGTACGGAAGGGGCAGCGATGA
- a CDS encoding transferase, with product MSTEPGTASGTNLRADCTVDADGRITFALQHPATAVLQRPSTTAQLLLRLRPKKGEPEKTLHALDLEPAEDGRLRAALDAQPVLAEGRWDVYLLPEPGAPRQRLRPGLRDLRTLVDGHRSDRRSPVAVRIPYATKDGYLAVRAWLRPAHAEVEGVDITDRSMTVRARLHGASPAGGATVRLRLRGGGGTVLTLVPQPEDDGRGFRFTVEYGELVADGGTGNRVWDLFVQTGPAEGAAPVRVGRLLDDVADRKEIFVFPAADVGGSVVRPYYTVDNDLSVLADRT from the coding sequence ATGAGCACGGAACCCGGCACGGCGAGTGGCACGAACCTTCGGGCCGACTGCACGGTCGACGCAGACGGCCGGATCACCTTCGCCCTCCAGCATCCCGCGACCGCTGTCCTGCAGCGACCGTCGACCACTGCCCAACTGCTTCTGAGACTGCGCCCCAAGAAGGGGGAGCCCGAGAAGACCCTCCACGCCCTCGACCTGGAACCCGCGGAGGACGGGCGTCTGCGTGCCGCACTGGATGCGCAGCCGGTACTCGCCGAGGGCCGGTGGGACGTCTACCTGCTCCCCGAACCCGGCGCGCCACGACAGCGCCTGCGCCCCGGGCTGCGTGACCTGCGGACCCTCGTCGACGGCCACCGCAGTGACCGGCGGTCGCCGGTCGCCGTGCGGATCCCGTACGCCACCAAGGACGGCTACCTCGCGGTGCGGGCATGGCTGCGTCCCGCTCACGCGGAGGTCGAGGGCGTCGACATCACGGACCGCTCGATGACGGTCAGGGCCCGCCTGCACGGCGCCTCGCCGGCCGGGGGTGCCACTGTCCGCCTGCGGCTTCGGGGTGGCGGCGGCACCGTACTGACCCTTGTGCCGCAGCCCGAGGACGACGGCCGAGGGTTCCGGTTCACCGTGGAGTACGGCGAGTTGGTCGCCGACGGCGGGACCGGGAACCGTGTCTGGGACCTGTTCGTGCAGACCGGACCTGCGGAGGGGGCGGCGCCCGTCCGGGTCGGCCGCCTGCTGGACGACGTGGCGGACCGCAAGGAGATCTTCGTGTTTCCGGCAGCCGATGTCGGTGGTTCGGTGGTGCGCCCCTACTACACGGTCGACAACGACCTCTCGGTACTTGCGGACAGAACCTGA